From Spirosoma aerolatum, one genomic window encodes:
- the vapC gene encoding type II toxin-antitoxin system VapC family toxin translates to MIVDTSVWIDFLRDVRDARTDQVAELILQNGLLYITPTILQEVLQGIHVDNQFERIKRSLLAHPVLQIDPIEAAVEAATIYRFLRKKGVTIRKPNDCLIAHYAIFYDIPILHNDADFDQIARFTSLRIAQV, encoded by the coding sequence ATGATTGTCGATACGTCGGTTTGGATTGATTTTTTACGGGATGTTCGGGATGCCAGGACCGATCAGGTAGCAGAACTCATCCTTCAAAATGGCTTACTATATATAACGCCTACTATTTTACAGGAAGTTCTTCAGGGAATACATGTTGACAATCAGTTTGAACGAATAAAAAGAAGTTTGCTAGCTCATCCTGTATTGCAAATAGACCCCATTGAAGCGGCTGTTGAGGCTGCAACTATTTATCGATTTCTGCGCAAAAAAGGCGTGACGATTCGTAAACCGAACGATTGTCTGATTGCCCATTATGCTATTTTCTACGACATCCCAATCCTGCATAACGACGCCGATTTTGATCAGATTGCCCGCTTTACCTCCCTACGAATTGCTCAAGTCTGA
- a CDS encoding type II toxin-antitoxin system VapB family antitoxin — translation MRTNIDINDDLLQEAMELSRSKTKKAIIELALQEYIKMMHRRDLLSLRGKVQWDGDLEQMRTDLTPNDWDK, via the coding sequence ATGCGGACAAATATTGATATAAACGACGATTTGCTTCAAGAAGCAATGGAACTGAGCCGTTCTAAGACAAAAAAAGCGATCATTGAATTAGCGCTTCAAGAATATATAAAAATGATGCATCGTAGAGATTTGTTGTCTTTACGTGGAAAGGTGCAGTGGGATGGCGATTTAGAACAAATGCGCACTGACCTAACTCCAAACGACTGGGATAAATGA
- a CDS encoding DUF2157 domain-containing protein produces the protein MSPSDILAALNKQGILPTEQQAKIAEIEQKKPFSVHWELRSMLYIGILLLSSGLGLLVYDNFDQIGHGALLVAIAAACVGSFFFAWRYRPTWTLSEAKSRSTFGDYALILACLLFLTLEGYAQYAYNVFGERYGLVTLLPALLFLPIAYRFDHRGILGMALTALISWVGVTVRPLELYFKTNFFDRPTVFSAIGLSLVLIAVAFVLQRRKIKAHFTYTYLTMAGNLLMVALLGGLFNFDELRIGFAVGLAAACVVLDRFARQEQSFLFLLMSVVYGYIGATYLFFHYLHLDDEAYYWYFILTGIALVYYLMSQLPKRSPK, from the coding sequence ATGTCCCCTTCCGACATACTTGCCGCGCTGAATAAGCAAGGTATTTTACCAACGGAACAACAGGCGAAAATAGCCGAAATTGAGCAAAAAAAGCCATTTTCTGTTCATTGGGAACTGCGCTCCATGCTATATATCGGTATTTTGCTGCTCAGTTCGGGTTTGGGGTTATTGGTGTATGATAACTTCGATCAGATTGGGCACGGAGCACTCCTGGTAGCCATTGCAGCCGCCTGTGTCGGGAGCTTTTTCTTTGCCTGGCGCTACCGGCCCACCTGGACACTTAGCGAAGCCAAAAGCCGATCCACATTTGGCGATTATGCCCTGATTCTGGCTTGTCTGCTGTTTCTCACCCTCGAAGGCTATGCCCAGTATGCATACAACGTGTTTGGGGAACGATATGGTCTGGTGACACTCTTACCCGCTTTACTGTTTCTACCAATTGCCTATCGGTTCGATCATCGAGGTATTTTAGGAATGGCCTTAACGGCGTTGATTTCGTGGGTAGGGGTCACCGTTCGACCTTTAGAACTGTATTTTAAAACGAACTTTTTTGATCGGCCTACCGTCTTTTCAGCCATCGGCCTCTCGCTGGTATTGATTGCCGTAGCCTTTGTGCTTCAGCGCAGAAAAATTAAAGCGCATTTTACTTACACCTATCTGACCATGGCTGGTAACCTGCTGATGGTAGCTTTGCTGGGTGGGTTGTTCAACTTTGATGAATTGCGCATTGGATTTGCAGTTGGCCTGGCTGCGGCTTGTGTGGTATTGGATCGGTTTGCCCGGCAGGAGCAATCGTTCCTGTTCCTGCTGATGAGCGTAGTGTATGGCTACATTGGGGCTACCTACCTGTTTTTTCATTATTTGCATCTGGACGACGAAGCGTATTACTGGTATTTTATTCTGACCGGTATTGCCCTGGTGTATTACCTGATGAGTCAGTTACCTAAACGCAGCCCGAAATGA
- a CDS encoding VRR-NUC domain-containing protein: MLGRQKVILTPRYYLDNFRYVLDFVKRLYGGLLNEAEWNFVHHFEALSLDAQCLYVRFSNRKGLFFRVNKLQYTEITDLPAATSELLNAGFIEQLAASHTHLGEEALGVFTKPELLELLPLEPEEIRPLAKEKKEALIRYALQELDFGEIVTSLITHETVVKMNFEAEGMMIKYLFFGNRSSSMTEFVVRDLGMVNFERYDESKLTARFRTRKEVEDKLLISLTNEEFHDLKEAETPADDIYNWFLNWNETRPELTEIAIPGYQKLVCRVGGFLERQKLPEQALSVYELSDRVPARERRVRLLFRNGSVDEALALCDEIALNPLNAEERYFANDFREKILSAGEKKRPRKATTRFLLDAESVNIPVAYRHHVEAGVMNYYLEHDFDTAFTENYPWRGLFGLVFWDIIYDANVSAIHHPLQRAPSDFYLPDFYLKREDLLKKRLAELTTHDDWRRHTGRMFNAKYGITNVLVDWSDELLTLVQRIIDLLSVEQLRLILLEMARNVREHTRGFPDLLIWNEQGSYEFVEVKSPTDHLGPQQLHWLEFFQTIGVQGKVVRVIWEA, from the coding sequence ATGCTTGGACGACAAAAAGTTATACTAACCCCTCGTTATTACCTCGACAATTTCCGATATGTACTGGACTTTGTCAAACGACTCTATGGTGGTTTATTAAACGAAGCTGAATGGAATTTTGTGCATCACTTTGAAGCACTCAGCCTGGATGCACAGTGCCTATATGTGCGATTCAGCAATCGCAAAGGACTCTTTTTTCGCGTTAACAAACTACAATATACCGAAATAACTGACCTACCGGCCGCTACCAGCGAACTCCTTAACGCTGGTTTTATTGAACAACTAGCCGCCAGTCATACCCATTTAGGTGAAGAGGCCCTGGGTGTTTTCACCAAACCAGAGCTTCTGGAACTTCTACCACTCGAACCGGAAGAAATCAGGCCATTGGCAAAAGAAAAGAAAGAGGCTTTAATTCGGTACGCCCTGCAAGAACTGGATTTTGGCGAAATAGTTACAAGCCTGATTACGCACGAAACCGTTGTCAAGATGAATTTCGAGGCCGAAGGTATGATGATCAAATACCTGTTTTTCGGCAATCGGAGTAGCAGCATGACGGAGTTTGTCGTGCGCGACCTGGGTATGGTCAACTTTGAGCGTTATGATGAAAGTAAACTAACGGCACGCTTCCGAACCCGCAAAGAAGTAGAAGACAAGCTGCTTATTTCGCTCACCAACGAAGAATTTCACGATCTTAAAGAAGCCGAGACGCCAGCCGACGACATTTATAACTGGTTCCTGAACTGGAATGAAACCCGCCCGGAACTAACCGAAATCGCCATTCCGGGTTATCAGAAACTGGTGTGCCGGGTAGGTGGCTTTCTGGAACGACAAAAATTACCGGAACAAGCCCTGTCGGTTTACGAACTTTCGGACCGTGTGCCTGCCCGCGAACGGCGCGTGCGGCTGTTGTTCCGAAATGGTTCTGTCGATGAAGCCCTGGCCCTCTGCGATGAAATAGCCCTGAATCCACTAAACGCAGAAGAACGTTACTTTGCCAACGACTTCCGCGAGAAAATTCTGAGTGCTGGCGAAAAAAAACGGCCTCGCAAAGCTACCACCCGCTTTCTGCTCGATGCCGAGAGCGTCAATATTCCAGTGGCTTATCGGCATCATGTCGAAGCAGGGGTAATGAATTATTATCTGGAGCATGACTTCGATACAGCCTTTACCGAAAATTATCCCTGGCGCGGCCTGTTCGGACTGGTTTTCTGGGACATCATTTACGATGCAAACGTGTCGGCTATTCACCATCCGCTTCAACGTGCCCCGTCGGATTTCTATCTGCCCGACTTCTACCTGAAGCGTGAAGATCTACTAAAAAAACGACTGGCCGAACTAACCACTCACGACGACTGGCGACGGCACACCGGCCGGATGTTCAATGCGAAATATGGCATTACGAACGTACTAGTCGACTGGTCGGACGAGTTGCTGACGTTGGTTCAGCGTATTATCGATCTTCTTTCTGTTGAGCAATTACGACTTATTCTGCTCGAAATGGCCCGTAACGTCCGTGAGCATACACGCGGCTTTCCTGATCTACTCATCTGGAATGAACAGGGCTCCTATGAGTTTGTCGAGGTAAAATCCCCAACCGATCACCTTGGTCCCCAGCAACTTCACTGGCTTGAGTTCTTTCAGACGATAGGCGTCCAGGGTAAAGTTGTCCGGGTAATCTGGGAAGCCTGA
- a CDS encoding TolC family protein yields the protein MKWRKQYADRLLNHGRRFRLVVLVLAGLINNIVLLGQSLSLGQCQEYAIRSSLDVQKAGLRIEADRINGQLTHQAGLPSWGVNLSESLNLGRAIDPFSNTFLQETIHSGALGLNGNVVVFNGFRQKYQEQQQLFIRRADEATVQQQKLELRRQVTAAYMQVLLSQELLQLATEQRQFVVVQLNRAKALVQEGLLPRIGLTDWEAQLATADYEVVAARTNLQQNRLALQWAMNWRETSVLSVEPIVVPDPQPPSTVAQWVDDMTSRLGRHPAIQAAEWQLKSAQVGYAVAKSSLYPSVALGAGINTAYSSVAPPDLIAFGRQLQYNLGQFVRISVSFPTTSFRSTRLQMALAEINRKSTALDSQKARLQVNQTLEQGKALLQSAYEKWQQAQKQVDAQQKAVVAAKARYDEGLLQSVELALIQANLGKALSNRVQARYEWYFRKLMLELLID from the coding sequence TTGTTCTGGTGCTGGCCGGGCTGATAAACAACATCGTGCTTTTAGGGCAGTCGCTCAGTTTGGGTCAGTGCCAGGAATACGCCATCCGAAGTAGCCTGGACGTACAGAAAGCCGGATTACGGATCGAAGCCGACCGGATCAACGGGCAGCTAACCCATCAGGCAGGGCTGCCGTCGTGGGGTGTAAACTTGTCTGAAAGTCTAAATTTGGGGCGTGCCATCGACCCCTTCAGTAACACCTTTTTGCAGGAAACGATTCATTCGGGCGCCTTGGGTCTGAACGGGAATGTTGTCGTATTCAATGGCTTTCGCCAGAAGTATCAGGAGCAACAGCAACTCTTTATTCGGCGTGCCGACGAAGCCACCGTACAGCAGCAAAAGCTGGAACTTCGCCGACAGGTTACCGCAGCCTACATGCAGGTCTTGTTGAGTCAGGAACTGCTCCAACTGGCAACCGAGCAACGCCAGTTTGTGGTTGTTCAACTAAATCGGGCCAAAGCGTTGGTTCAGGAAGGACTTTTGCCCAGAATAGGACTAACGGACTGGGAGGCCCAATTGGCTACGGCCGATTATGAAGTGGTGGCGGCTCGAACTAATTTACAACAAAACCGTCTGGCGCTGCAATGGGCCATGAACTGGCGGGAGACGTCGGTTTTGTCGGTGGAGCCAATTGTTGTCCCTGACCCTCAGCCTCCGTCAACAGTAGCCCAGTGGGTCGATGATATGACCAGCCGCCTGGGCCGACACCCGGCCATACAAGCTGCCGAATGGCAACTCAAAAGTGCTCAGGTCGGTTATGCGGTAGCCAAAAGTAGTTTATACCCATCTGTAGCCCTGGGGGCTGGTATCAATACGGCGTATTCGAGTGTGGCTCCTCCCGATTTGATCGCTTTTGGACGGCAGTTACAGTACAATCTAGGCCAATTTGTACGGATAAGTGTAAGTTTTCCGACAACCAGTTTCCGAAGTACCCGATTGCAGATGGCTCTGGCCGAAATTAACCGAAAAAGCACGGCCCTGGATAGCCAGAAAGCTCGGTTGCAGGTAAACCAAACGCTCGAACAGGGCAAAGCATTACTACAGTCGGCTTATGAGAAATGGCAACAGGCACAAAAGCAGGTAGATGCCCAGCAAAAAGCGGTTGTGGCCGCCAAAGCCCGGTATGACGAGGGTCTACTGCAATCTGTTGAACTGGCGCTGATACAGGCCAATCTGGGTAAAGCCTTGTCGAACCGGGTTCAGGCCCGGTATGAGTGGTATTTTCGGAAACTAATGCTGGAACTGTTAATTGATTGA